One window of the Candidatus Chryseobacterium colombiense genome contains the following:
- a CDS encoding DUF177 domain-containing protein, with amino-acid sequence MDKLRNYDVSFSGLKTGKHEFRFEIDKEFFQLFDTEQDFTNPKITVDVLLDKHSTFLEFEIKVSGTVELVCDITNENFDHPIENQLKVLVKFGEEYDDSEEDVITIPTSDHAFNIAQLIYENVALSIPMKKLSPNVTEEDLAILDKFSPKDIEEEEHESDPRWDALKNLKNKN; translated from the coding sequence ATGGACAAGTTAAGAAACTACGACGTAAGCTTTTCCGGTTTAAAAACCGGTAAGCACGAGTTCAGGTTTGAGATAGATAAAGAGTTCTTTCAATTATTTGACACTGAACAGGATTTTACAAATCCTAAAATCACAGTAGATGTTTTATTAGACAAGCACTCTACTTTTTTAGAATTTGAGATCAAAGTAAGTGGGACGGTAGAATTGGTTTGTGATATCACCAACGAAAATTTTGATCATCCCATTGAAAATCAACTCAAGGTCCTGGTGAAATTTGGAGAAGAATATGATGACAGCGAAGAAGATGTTATTACGATTCCGACAAGTGATCACGCATTTAATATTGCACAACTGATCTACGAAAATGTAGCCCTTTCAATTCCAATGAAAAAGCTATCTCCTAATGTAACCGAAGAAGATCTTGCAATTTTAGACAAGTTCAGTCCAAAAGATATTGAAGAGGAAGAACATGAAAGCGATCCCAGATGGGACGCATTAAAAAATTTAAAGAATAAAAATTAA
- a CDS encoding FAD-dependent monooxygenase — MKIAIIGGGIGGLTTALALQKSNLDITIYESAPEVKPVGAGIIMANNAMQVFDKLGIRQKIEQAGHKISTIKITDPQLKTLSEVQLNKFERKYGVHNIAIHRGDLQMILAEKIGFENIKLSKRLSKIEQGNCGYQLTFEDGSIADAEAVIGADGIKSTVRHQILNIGKLRSAQQKCWRGVSEFDWTTKYSHQAYEAWGKGRRFGFVRINEQKVYWYAVVNENLVKNPDNFEDLFAEFNPEVPRMISETPKEKIFVSDIIDLEPIFQWQKDRVCLIGDAAHATTPNMGQGACQAIEDAYLLGKLFNEGKSVDEVFIQYEKLRMEKAHYIVNTSSTIGKVSHYENRLAIWFRNMLLKATPGSINEKQLEKVFDISY; from the coding sequence ATGAAAATAGCAATTATCGGTGGCGGAATTGGCGGTTTAACAACAGCTTTAGCCCTACAAAAAAGTAACCTGGATATTACCATTTACGAAAGTGCACCCGAAGTAAAACCTGTTGGTGCCGGAATTATTATGGCCAATAATGCCATGCAGGTTTTTGATAAACTTGGCATCCGGCAAAAAATTGAACAAGCAGGGCACAAAATTTCAACTATTAAAATTACTGATCCACAGCTCAAAACCCTATCGGAGGTTCAACTGAATAAATTCGAACGTAAATATGGGGTACATAATATCGCTATTCATCGTGGCGATCTGCAAATGATTTTAGCTGAGAAAATTGGTTTTGAAAATATTAAACTTTCAAAACGCTTATCCAAAATTGAACAAGGAAACTGCGGCTACCAACTCACTTTTGAAGACGGAAGTATTGCCGATGCAGAAGCTGTTATTGGTGCAGATGGAATCAAATCGACAGTGAGGCATCAAATTTTAAACATTGGAAAACTAAGATCTGCCCAACAAAAATGCTGGCGTGGTGTGAGCGAATTCGACTGGACAACGAAATATAGTCATCAAGCCTATGAAGCATGGGGCAAAGGCAGACGCTTTGGTTTTGTAAGAATTAATGAACAAAAAGTGTATTGGTACGCTGTAGTTAACGAGAACCTGGTTAAAAACCCGGATAATTTTGAAGACCTTTTTGCCGAATTTAATCCTGAAGTTCCAAGAATGATTTCCGAAACGCCTAAAGAAAAAATATTTGTCAGTGACATTATCGATTTGGAACCAATCTTCCAATGGCAAAAAGATCGTGTTTGTCTGATTGGTGATGCTGCACATGCAACCACTCCTAATATGGGACAAGGTGCGTGTCAGGCAATTGAAGACGCCTATCTTCTCGGAAAGCTTTTTAATGAAGGAAAAAGCGTGGATGAGGTTTTTATACAATACGAAAAGCTACGCATGGAGAAAGCGCATTATATCGTTAATACAAGTTCAACTATTGGGAAAGTTTCTCATTATGAAAACAGACTGGCAATTTGGTTCCGTAATATGTTATTAAAAGCAACGCCCGGCTCTATCAACGAAAAACAGCTGGAAAAAGTGTTTGATATTTCGTACTAG
- a CDS encoding HAMP domain-containing sensor histidine kinase yields MASSKYRGYSLRNRVFFGFLLVCLLSVVASSLVPYFVLRNNSLQQSRIDMQDKTNAVMRYLDYAVSRARIETADLPTVLENKIFEIADINQHDIILYDLKGNYLLSNKDVSLVEQKRVPLHIVNKILATDARVDIKSYDPSVDAALTSSYLLLKNNELEPIAIVYIPLYHNESADLEVLHEYVKYILLVDIFLILFSIWISWVTSNSLAKNITKFSDMITRITLFENEMQPIRYYKNDELNALARAYNRMILQIQDQKERLRFKASEEAWREMAKQVAHEVKNPLTPMKLTIQNFERKFDPEDPNIRERVKQMSKTVVDQIDLIATVASAFSEFAKLPEKNNEVINLNKEVEDILRVFNDDSIFMHTNKNNIMISMDRIYLSRIITNLVTNAKQAQSDERKLIINVDVEQHQRRVMISVQDNGVGIPENMYERIFEPNFTSKSSGMGLGLSMVRKMIEDYKGEIVVKSEVGKGSTFIITLPTNL; encoded by the coding sequence ATGGCGTCTAGTAAATATAGAGGATATAGCCTGAGAAACCGTGTTTTTTTCGGATTCTTGCTGGTATGTCTTTTAAGTGTTGTTGCTTCGTCCTTGGTACCTTATTTTGTGCTGAGGAATAATTCTTTGCAGCAAAGCCGTATCGATATGCAGGATAAAACAAATGCCGTAATGAGGTATTTGGATTATGCTGTGAGTAGAGCGCGTATTGAAACGGCAGATCTTCCGACTGTTCTGGAAAATAAAATTTTTGAAATTGCGGATATTAATCAGCATGATATTATTCTTTATGATTTAAAAGGGAATTATCTGCTTTCCAATAAGGACGTAAGTCTTGTTGAGCAAAAAAGAGTGCCGTTGCATATTGTAAATAAGATTTTGGCTACTGATGCCAGAGTTGATATTAAAAGTTATGACCCTTCCGTTGATGCAGCTCTTACCTCCTCTTATTTATTGTTGAAAAATAATGAACTTGAGCCTATTGCAATTGTATATATTCCTTTATACCATAATGAATCTGCTGATTTGGAAGTGCTTCATGAGTATGTTAAGTACATCCTGTTGGTAGATATATTTCTTATTCTTTTTAGTATTTGGATAAGTTGGGTGACTTCGAACAGCCTGGCTAAAAACATTACGAAGTTTTCGGATATGATTACCCGTATTACTTTGTTTGAAAATGAAATGCAGCCGATCAGATACTATAAAAATGATGAATTGAATGCTTTGGCAAGAGCTTATAACAGGATGATTCTTCAGATTCAGGATCAGAAGGAAAGATTACGTTTTAAAGCATCTGAAGAAGCCTGGAGAGAAATGGCAAAGCAAGTTGCTCATGAGGTGAAAAATCCGTTAACTCCAATGAAGTTAACTATCCAGAACTTTGAAAGAAAATTTGACCCGGAAGATCCTAATATAAGAGAACGGGTGAAGCAAATGAGTAAAACTGTGGTTGATCAGATTGATCTGATTGCTACTGTTGCGTCTGCGTTTTCTGAGTTTGCCAAGCTTCCGGAGAAGAATAATGAGGTTATTAATCTGAATAAAGAAGTTGAAGATATTCTTAGAGTATTTAATGATGACAGTATTTTTATGCACACAAATAAAAATAACATCATGATCAGTATGGACAGGATTTATCTTTCAAGGATTATTACCAATCTTGTTACCAATGCCAAGCAGGCGCAAAGTGATGAGAGAAAGTTGATTATTAACGTTGATGTTGAACAGCACCAGAGAAGAGTAATGATCTCGGTTCAGGATAATGGAGTTGGAATTCCTGAAAACATGTATGAAAGGATTTTCGAACCTAATTTTACT
- a CDS encoding riboflavin synthase, translated as MFTGIIEAVGVIEKIEENGSNIDFTLTCPFTNELKIDQSLAHNGCCLTVVKIEGDQYVVTAINETLEKTNLGKWEVGSVVNLERCMKMDGRLDGHIVQGHVDKTGEVVSIENKDGSYFITIKYEDNGSFVTVPQGSITVNGISLTVAKSEDAQFSVAIIPYTWEFTNMQHLKAGDKVNLEFDIIGKYIARLINKQHGV; from the coding sequence ATGTTCACAGGAATAATTGAAGCAGTAGGTGTTATTGAGAAAATTGAAGAAAACGGAAGTAATATAGATTTTACGCTTACCTGTCCTTTTACGAATGAATTAAAAATAGATCAGAGTCTTGCTCATAACGGGTGTTGTTTGACGGTTGTAAAAATTGAAGGGGATCAATATGTGGTGACTGCCATCAATGAAACATTGGAAAAAACCAATCTTGGGAAATGGGAGGTAGGAAGTGTGGTAAATCTGGAACGTTGCATGAAAATGGATGGAAGATTGGATGGTCATATTGTTCAGGGTCACGTAGATAAGACGGGAGAAGTAGTAAGTATCGAAAATAAAGACGGAAGTTATTTTATCACCATTAAATATGAAGATAACGGAAGTTTTGTAACAGTGCCACAAGGTTCTATCACGGTGAACGGAATTAGTTTAACCGTTGCAAAAAGTGAAGACGCGCAGTTTTCTGTTGCTATTATTCCTTATACTTGGGAATTTACAAATATGCAGCATCTGAAAGCAGGAGATAAAGTTAATTTAGAATTTGATATCATAGGTAAATACATTGCCAGGTTAATAAACAAACAGCATGGCGTCTAG
- the pdxA gene encoding 4-hydroxythreonine-4-phosphate dehydrogenase PdxA has protein sequence MSPKNHKVRVGISIGDFNGIGPEIIMKSLKDKTITDFFTPVIFGSGKLFTYQKNIFKLNLNFNYINEASQAHAGKLNMVNLVKDNVNVELGVPTEESTKMAIDSLEAATEALIKGEIDVLVTAPINKDEMVKMGFKHAGHTGYFEEKFNKKGLMFLVTEDLKVAVSTHHIPISQVAENISKEKIKKQIKALNQTLIEDFNIAKPKIAVLGLNPHAGDGGVIGNEEIEIISPAIKELSDNGILAFGPFPADSFFQPNKYKGFDAVLAMYHDQGLAPFKTLAYEEGVNYTAGLPFIRTSPDHGVAYDIAGKNLADEQSFTEAIFTAIKIFKNRSEYNELMANRLQPRKMAIDNGVDEDLPEDIEG, from the coding sequence ATGAGCCCAAAAAACCATAAAGTACGAGTAGGAATTTCAATTGGCGATTTCAATGGCATCGGCCCGGAAATCATTATGAAGTCTCTGAAAGACAAAACCATTACAGATTTTTTCACTCCTGTAATTTTTGGTTCGGGAAAATTATTCACCTATCAGAAAAATATTTTTAAATTAAATTTAAATTTCAACTACATCAATGAAGCTTCACAAGCACATGCAGGAAAACTGAATATGGTAAACCTTGTGAAAGACAACGTGAATGTAGAACTGGGAGTTCCTACAGAAGAATCCACCAAAATGGCCATCGACTCTTTGGAAGCTGCCACAGAAGCATTGATCAAAGGAGAGATTGACGTTCTGGTAACCGCTCCAATCAACAAAGACGAAATGGTGAAAATGGGATTCAAGCATGCCGGTCACACCGGTTATTTTGAAGAAAAATTCAATAAAAAAGGATTGATGTTTCTGGTAACTGAAGATTTAAAAGTAGCGGTTTCAACACATCATATCCCCATTTCACAAGTGGCTGAAAACATTTCCAAAGAAAAGATAAAAAAGCAGATCAAAGCTTTGAATCAGACTTTAATTGAGGATTTTAATATTGCAAAGCCAAAAATTGCTGTTTTGGGACTAAATCCTCACGCAGGTGACGGTGGTGTGATAGGAAATGAAGAAATTGAAATTATTTCTCCGGCTATTAAAGAACTTTCAGATAACGGAATTTTAGCTTTTGGACCTTTTCCTGCTGACAGTTTTTTCCAACCAAATAAATACAAAGGATTTGATGCTGTTTTAGCAATGTATCACGACCAAGGTTTGGCTCCTTTTAAAACATTGGCCTATGAAGAAGGTGTAAATTATACTGCCGGACTTCCATTCATCAGAACATCTCCCGATCACGGAGTAGCGTATGATATTGCAGGAAAAAATCTGGCCGATGAACAGAGTTTTACAGAAGCAATCTTTACAGCTATTAAAATTTTTAAAAACAGAAGCGAATATAACGAACTTATGGCCAACCGTCTGCAACCAAGGAAAATGGCTATAGATAACGGAGTTGACGAAGACCTTCCAGAAGATATAGAAGGGTAA
- the accB gene encoding acetyl-CoA carboxylase biotin carboxyl carrier protein, producing the protein MDIKDIQNLIKFVSKAEVSEVKYKTKDFEITIKTPLAGSEVAYAQPAVYHTAPQQVAAAPAPAVTPAAPAQSTEAASDDSKYVTIKSPMIGTFYRKPSPDKEVFVNVGDEVSNGKVVCVIEAMKLFNQIESEVSGKIVKILVDDATPVEYDQPLFLVDPS; encoded by the coding sequence ATGGACATTAAAGACATACAAAATCTTATTAAGTTTGTATCTAAGGCAGAGGTTTCTGAAGTGAAATATAAAACTAAAGATTTCGAAATCACTATTAAAACTCCATTAGCTGGAAGCGAAGTTGCTTATGCTCAGCCTGCAGTTTACCACACTGCGCCTCAACAAGTAGCTGCTGCTCCTGCACCCGCTGTAACTCCGGCAGCTCCTGCACAAAGTACTGAAGCTGCATCAGACGACAGCAAATATGTAACCATCAAGTCTCCGATGATCGGAACTTTCTACAGAAAACCATCTCCTGATAAAGAGGTGTTCGTAAACGTTGGTGATGAAGTATCTAACGGAAAAGTAGTTTGCGTAATTGAAGCAATGAAGTTATTCAACCAAATTGAGTCTGAAGTAAGCGGAAAAATCGTTAAGATTTTAGTGGATGATGCTACTCCTGTAGAATACGACCAACCTTTATTCTTAGTAGATCCATCTTAA
- the accC gene encoding acetyl-CoA carboxylase biotin carboxylase subunit, giving the protein MFKKILIANRGEIAMRILRTCKEMGIKTVAVYSTADKDSLHVRFADEAVCIGPAMSKDSYLKIPNIIAAAEITNADAIHPGYGFLSENANFSRICQKNGIKFIGASPEQIEKMGDKANAKATMKAAGVPCVPGSDGLIESYEHAVKVAEETGYPVMIKATAGGGGKGMRAVWKAEDLKDHWESAIQEAVAAFGNGGMYMEKLIEEPRHIEIQVAGDQYGKACHLSERDCSVQRRNQKLTEETPSPFMTDELRERMGEAAVKAAEFIGYEGVGTIEFLVDKHRNFYFMEMNTRIQVEHPITEQVIDYDLIREQILLAAGTPISGINYYPKLHSIECRINAEDPYADFRPSPGKITGLNIPGGHGVRVDTHVYAGYSIPSNYDSMIAKLITTAQTREEAIAKMRRALEEFYIEGVKTTIPFHRQLMDNEDYLAGNYTTKFMEDFVMDRKYENH; this is encoded by the coding sequence ATGTTCAAAAAAATATTAATTGCCAATCGTGGCGAAATTGCAATGCGTATTTTACGTACTTGTAAAGAAATGGGAATCAAAACTGTTGCGGTTTATTCAACTGCTGATAAAGACAGCCTTCACGTAAGATTTGCTGATGAAGCAGTTTGCATCGGTCCTGCAATGAGTAAAGACTCCTATTTAAAAATCCCTAACATTATTGCTGCAGCTGAAATCACAAATGCTGACGCTATTCACCCAGGTTACGGATTTTTATCTGAAAATGCTAATTTCTCAAGAATCTGCCAGAAGAACGGTATCAAGTTCATCGGTGCTTCTCCTGAACAAATTGAAAAAATGGGAGATAAAGCCAATGCTAAAGCTACGATGAAAGCTGCAGGAGTACCATGTGTACCTGGTTCTGACGGTCTGATCGAATCTTACGAACACGCTGTAAAAGTAGCTGAAGAAACAGGATATCCTGTGATGATTAAAGCGACTGCAGGTGGTGGTGGAAAAGGGATGAGAGCTGTTTGGAAAGCTGAAGATCTTAAAGATCATTGGGAATCTGCGATTCAGGAAGCTGTGGCTGCATTCGGAAACGGAGGGATGTACATGGAAAAGCTGATTGAAGAACCAAGACATATCGAAATTCAGGTTGCTGGTGACCAATATGGTAAAGCTTGCCACCTTTCTGAAAGAGACTGTTCTGTTCAGAGAAGAAATCAGAAATTGACCGAAGAAACTCCTTCGCCGTTCATGACTGACGAACTTCGTGAAAGAATGGGGGAAGCTGCTGTAAAAGCTGCCGAATTCATCGGATATGAAGGAGTAGGAACTATTGAATTCCTGGTTGACAAGCACAGAAATTTCTATTTTATGGAAATGAACACCAGAATTCAGGTAGAACACCCTATTACTGAACAGGTTATTGATTATGACTTAATCAGAGAACAAATTCTTTTGGCTGCCGGAACTCCGATTTCCGGAATCAATTATTATCCAAAATTGCATTCAATTGAATGTAGAATTAATGCTGAAGATCCTTATGCGGATTTCAGACCATCTCCTGGTAAAATCACAGGATTAAATATTCCTGGAGGACACGGAGTAAGAGTTGACACCCATGTTTATGCGGGATATTCAATTCCTTCTAACTATGACTCAATGATTGCAAAATTGATCACGACGGCTCAAACTCGTGAAGAAGCGATTGCTAAAATGAGAAGAGCACTGGAAGAGTTCTATATTGAAGGAGTAAAAACTACTATTCCTTTCCATAGACAATTAATGGATAATGAAGATTATCTTGCAGGAAATTATACAACAAAATTCATGGAGGATTTTGTGATGGATAGAAAATATGAAAATCACTAA
- the rpmF gene encoding 50S ribosomal protein L32, giving the protein MAHPKRRQSSTRRDKRRTHYKAVVPQLAKDATTGELHLYHRAHWHEGKLYYRGKVVLEKEVATTEEN; this is encoded by the coding sequence ATGGCACATCCAAAGAGAAGACAGTCGTCTACAAGAAGAGATAAGAGAAGAACTCACTACAAAGCTGTAGTTCCTCAATTAGCAAAAGATGCAACAACAGGAGAGCTTCACCTATACCACAGAGCTCACTGGCATGAAGGAAAATTATACTACAGAGGAAAAGTAGTATTGGAAAAAGAAGTAGCAACTACTGAAGAAAACTAA
- a CDS encoding MAC/perforin domain-containing protein has protein sequence MKKLLFLSSSVMLMALATSCSATNDDIINQENNESWEHIKLPNNESSKPLGAYNALGYGYNVLGEYASENSVALPIIDIEKFKTEESQRLSEENILSQEYKEDYGEDAAAFSKTISGRVSATEKLKVFGETIPFSSAILNNKKYDAAYIYGSYNLIIKQKRFRLNATPELLSNYLTANFVKDLEEKTPEQIIKDYGTHVAVDVYIGSALNMIFQAKTTNSNRENAARIGVKKYITGNSNDIDVIEAAKNYEKKLYYKTRGGDKTLAMVGIFNLEKITPSINHSNWQSTSTKENSVLVDFGNNGLIAIYDLVRNPVKKAELKSYTDQYLIDHQVTIN, from the coding sequence ATGAAAAAGTTATTATTTCTCTCTTCCAGCGTCATGCTTATGGCTTTGGCTACATCATGCTCAGCAACAAATGATGATATTATTAATCAAGAAAACAACGAATCTTGGGAACATATCAAACTTCCAAACAACGAATCTTCTAAACCGCTTGGAGCATATAATGCTTTAGGATATGGATATAATGTATTGGGAGAGTACGCAAGTGAGAATTCAGTAGCATTACCAATCATTGATATTGAAAAATTTAAAACAGAGGAAAGCCAACGTCTCTCCGAAGAAAATATACTCTCTCAAGAATATAAAGAGGATTACGGAGAAGATGCTGCAGCCTTTTCAAAAACAATCTCAGGAAGAGTTTCAGCAACCGAAAAACTTAAAGTATTTGGGGAAACAATCCCCTTTTCCTCTGCGATTTTAAATAACAAAAAATATGACGCTGCCTATATCTATGGAAGTTATAATTTAATTATAAAACAAAAAAGATTTAGATTAAATGCCACTCCGGAACTTTTGAGTAATTATTTAACCGCAAACTTTGTTAAAGATCTTGAAGAAAAAACTCCAGAACAAATTATTAAAGATTACGGAACCCATGTAGCAGTTGACGTATATATAGGATCAGCATTGAACATGATTTTTCAGGCAAAAACAACAAATTCTAATCGTGAAAATGCGGCAAGAATTGGTGTCAAAAAATATATAACCGGCAACAGTAATGATATTGATGTCATAGAGGCAGCAAAGAATTACGAAAAGAAATTATACTACAAAACAAGAGGTGGCGACAAAACTTTAGCAATGGTAGGAATTTTCAATCTCGAAAAAATAACTCCATCCATCAATCATTCTAATTGGCAAAGTACCTCCACCAAAGAAAACTCAGTATTAGTAGATTTTGGCAACAATGGATTAATCGCGATATATGATTTAGTGAGAAATCCTGTAAAGAAAGCTGAATTAAAATCTTATACCGATCAATACCTCATAGATCATCAAGTAACAATAAATTAA
- a CDS encoding Crp/Fnr family transcriptional regulator: protein MMKSTVKEKLAETLQISMERVTEFLEICYIVNYDKSKMIEPRNGVFDRLGFILNGAVRIYYINEKGEDISYLLQVNNDVIGDYASYITGKKSMAHIHTLLKTEVLYFDKKDIETLVRKDIFWLGVAKHISDLAFLDAKQRLDELFFYTPEERYLNLLKKSPEILNKIPQKYISSYLGITPQSLSRIRKRIY, encoded by the coding sequence ATGATGAAATCAACAGTAAAAGAAAAATTAGCAGAAACACTTCAAATTTCAATGGAACGTGTGACGGAATTTCTGGAAATTTGCTACATCGTGAATTACGATAAAAGCAAAATGATAGAACCTAGAAATGGAGTTTTTGATCGTTTGGGATTCATTTTGAACGGCGCTGTCAGGATTTATTACATCAATGAAAAAGGCGAAGATATCAGCTATCTTTTACAAGTTAATAATGATGTTATTGGCGATTATGCAAGCTATATCACTGGGAAAAAATCAATGGCTCATATACACACGCTTCTAAAAACAGAAGTTTTATATTTTGATAAAAAGGATATTGAAACCTTAGTTCGGAAAGATATTTTTTGGCTTGGAGTAGCAAAGCACATATCCGATTTGGCTTTTTTGGATGCAAAACAAAGACTGGACGAGTTATTTTTTTATACACCCGAAGAACGTTATCTCAATCTCTTGAAAAAGTCACCCGAAATTCTAAACAAAATTCCACAGAAATATATTTCGTCTTATTTAGGAATTACGCCGCAGTCTCTGAGCAGAATTCGAAAAAGAATTTACTGA